In Burkholderia savannae, one genomic interval encodes:
- a CDS encoding YVTN family beta-propeller repeat protein, with protein MRNFLSLGRTLALAAAVLAPVAAFANNVIVLNSAEATLSLIDEGSRQVVGQYPTGKEPHHLMATPDNSSLIVANSVSNSLMFLDPKTGKPQRTLEGIDDPYQLGFSPDRKWFVAAGLRLDRVDIYSYDGRDLKLAKRVPLEVMPSHLAFTKDSKTVLVSLQVSGELAAIDLATQTVKWKMKVGKVPAGLWLTPGDKYVLIGMTGADYVAVVDWRNQKIVKTIPTGKGAHNFRSLADGTHVAVTNRVANTISIIDENALVNVGDITGLLPGPDDMELSADKKTLWVTFRFAKKVGVIDLPSRKLIQTISVGRSPHGIYFYDRAPWTAPNGA; from the coding sequence ATGCGCAATTTCCTTTCCCTCGGCCGCACGCTCGCGCTTGCCGCCGCCGTGCTGGCGCCCGTCGCCGCCTTCGCGAACAACGTGATCGTGCTGAATTCGGCCGAAGCGACGCTTTCCCTGATCGACGAGGGCTCCCGCCAGGTCGTCGGTCAGTATCCGACCGGCAAGGAGCCGCACCACCTGATGGCGACGCCCGACAATTCGTCGCTGATCGTCGCGAACTCGGTGTCCAACAGCCTGATGTTCCTCGATCCGAAGACGGGCAAGCCGCAGCGCACGCTCGAAGGAATCGACGATCCGTACCAGCTCGGCTTCTCGCCCGACCGCAAGTGGTTCGTCGCGGCGGGCCTGCGGCTCGACCGCGTCGACATCTACAGCTATGACGGCCGCGATCTGAAGCTCGCCAAGCGCGTGCCGCTCGAGGTGATGCCGAGCCACCTCGCGTTCACGAAGGACAGCAAGACGGTGCTCGTGTCGCTGCAGGTGTCGGGCGAGCTCGCCGCGATCGATCTGGCGACGCAGACGGTCAAGTGGAAGATGAAGGTCGGCAAGGTGCCGGCGGGCCTCTGGCTCACGCCCGGCGACAAGTACGTGCTGATCGGGATGACGGGCGCCGATTACGTCGCCGTCGTCGACTGGCGCAACCAGAAGATCGTGAAAACGATTCCGACCGGCAAGGGCGCGCACAACTTCCGCTCGCTCGCGGACGGCACGCACGTCGCCGTGACGAACCGGGTCGCGAACACGATCAGCATCATCGACGAGAACGCGCTCGTGAACGTCGGCGACATCACGGGCCTTTTGCCCGGCCCGGACGACATGGAGCTGTCCGCCGACAAGAAGACGCTGTGGGTGACGTTCCGCTTCGCGAAGAAGGTCGGCGTGATCGACCTGCCGAGCCGCAAGCTGATCCAGACGATTTCGGTCGGCCGCTCGCCGCACGGGATCTATTTCTACGACCGGGCACCGTGGACGGCGCCGAACGGCGCGTGA
- the argA gene encoding amino-acid N-acetyltransferase has translation MNSQTDLPAAQSGVAPQQSADEAVHHAQFVDWMRSVAPYIHKFRNSTFVVGFGGEVVQRGLLSALVSDIALLQAMGIQIVLVHGSRPQVEEQLSLHGVESAFSHGLRITDARALESAKEAAGEVRLDIEAAISQGLPNTPMAHAHISVVSGNFVTARPVGILDGVDFAHTGVVRKIDAESIRHSLASRKLVLLSPLGFSPTGEAFNLSMEDVASAAAIALRADKIIFLTESPGIVDEAGELVREMSLDVAAELLDSGDLQGDDAFYLKHAIRACRGGVARAHLIPQSLDGSVLLELFLHDGVGTMISYENLESLREATPDDVGGILTLIEPLETDGTLVRRGRHQIERDIDHFSVIEHDGVLFGCAALYPYSTEKIGEMACLTVAPEAQGSGDGERLLKRVEQRARARGLTRIFVLTTRTEHWFLKRGFVKASVDDLPEDRRKLYNWQRKSLVLMKQL, from the coding sequence ATGAATTCCCAAACCGACCTTCCCGCCGCCCAATCGGGCGTCGCGCCCCAGCAATCCGCCGACGAAGCCGTCCATCACGCGCAGTTCGTCGACTGGATGCGCTCCGTCGCGCCCTATATCCACAAGTTCCGCAACAGCACGTTCGTCGTCGGCTTCGGCGGCGAGGTCGTGCAGCGCGGGCTGCTGAGCGCGCTCGTGTCCGACATCGCGCTGCTGCAGGCGATGGGCATCCAGATCGTGCTCGTGCACGGCTCGCGGCCGCAGGTCGAGGAGCAGTTGAGCCTGCACGGCGTCGAATCGGCGTTCTCGCACGGCCTGCGGATCACCGACGCGCGCGCGCTCGAATCGGCGAAGGAGGCGGCGGGCGAAGTGCGCCTCGACATCGAGGCGGCGATCAGCCAGGGCTTGCCGAACACGCCGATGGCGCACGCGCACATCAGCGTCGTGTCGGGCAACTTCGTCACCGCGCGGCCGGTCGGGATTCTCGACGGCGTCGACTTCGCGCACACGGGCGTCGTGCGCAAGATCGACGCGGAATCGATCCGCCATTCGCTCGCGAGCCGCAAGCTCGTGCTGCTCTCGCCGCTCGGCTTCTCGCCGACGGGCGAGGCGTTCAACCTGTCGATGGAAGACGTCGCGTCGGCGGCCGCGATCGCGCTGCGCGCGGACAAGATCATCTTCCTCACCGAGTCGCCCGGCATCGTCGACGAAGCGGGCGAACTCGTGCGCGAGATGTCGCTCGACGTCGCGGCCGAGCTGCTCGACTCGGGCGACCTGCAAGGCGACGACGCGTTCTACCTGAAGCACGCGATCCGCGCGTGCCGCGGCGGCGTCGCGCGCGCGCACCTGATTCCGCAGTCGCTCGACGGCAGCGTGCTGCTCGAGCTGTTCCTGCACGACGGCGTCGGCACGATGATCTCGTACGAGAACCTCGAGAGCCTGCGCGAGGCGACGCCGGACGACGTCGGCGGCATCCTGACCCTCATCGAGCCGCTCGAGACGGACGGCACGCTCGTGCGGCGCGGCCGCCACCAGATCGAACGCGACATCGATCATTTCTCGGTCATCGAGCACGACGGCGTGCTGTTCGGCTGCGCGGCGCTCTATCCGTACTCGACGGAGAAGATCGGCGAGATGGCGTGCCTGACGGTCGCGCCCGAAGCGCAAGGCTCCGGCGACGGCGAGCGGCTCCTCAAGCGGGTCGAGCAGCGCGCCCGCGCACGCGGCCTCACGCGGATCTTCGTGCTCACGACCCGCACCGAGCACTGGTTCCTGAAGCGCGGCTTCGTGAAGGCGAGCGTCGACGACCTGCCCGAAGACCGCCGCAAGCTCTATAACTGGCAGCGCAAGTCGCTCGTGCTGATGAAGCAGCTCTGA
- the hrpA gene encoding ATP-dependent RNA helicase HrpA, with amino-acid sequence MSNVPKSPAQKSAGTPGEPRPAGASAQRPPRPRQTAPEPDRAPSAERRDCGPRATRPPRARIAPNPVPPITFPESLPVSGKRDEIARAIAAHQVVIVCGETGSGKTTQLPKICLALGRGLGAGGSGLIGHTQPRRLAASSTGRRIAEELGTPFGEVVGYKVRFTDNLAPGASVKLMTDGILLAETQTDPLLKAYDTLIIDEAHERSLNIDFLLGYLKQILPKRPELKLIVTSATIDADRFARHFGSDERPAPVIEVSGRLYPVELRYRPIADDRPAAVRHAEGAGSGRDRAKTAREAERDLMDGIVDAVDELCREGPGDVLVFLAGEREIRDAAEALRKHHPPHTEILPLFARLSAAEQERVFKPSNARRIVLATNVAETSLTVPGIRYVVDTGLARVKRYSYRNKVEQLQIESVSQAAANQRAGRCGRVADGICIRLYEESDFAGRARFTDPEILRSSLASVILRMKSLHLSAIESFPFIEPPPGRAIADGYQLLNELGAVDDDNALTPLGRELARLPLDPRVGRMILAARDQQALREVLVIASALSVQDPRDRPLDAQEQADQAHRRFADERSEFVQWLRIWAWFEEAVAHKKSNRQLVDACRQNFLSHLRLREWRDVHSQLLTVVREHGWRLNEAEATFEQIHLSLLTGLLGNIGFKADDEPHYLGARGIKFHLWPGSALVKKAGRWVMAAELVETSRLYARCIAKIEPEWIERIGAHLLKKSLSEPHWEKRPAQVSAYERATLYGLTVYHRRRVAFGRQDPARARELFIRGALVDGEFDTKLAFFAHNRKLLADIEQLEHKSRRQDVLVDDALIHAFYDQAIAQGVHTGAAFERWYRDEVRKSGQPEDKLRLLYLSRDDLMRHEAAGVTTDLFPKRATMAGVEMALSYHFEPGAPRDGVTLAVPLFALNQVDARRAEWLVPGMLKEKVQLLLKSLPQKLRRHCVPLPEYAAGFVERAGAERFGAAGVGVGGLVEALIADIRAETQVATKTSDFKLETLPAHLFMNFKVIDEHGRQLAMGRNLAQLRAELGAQAQQHFQKIAAAATLAPAGDGAGTAAAAIAAGGARPAARAGAGAGAGAGAGAGAGARAGASSQAAAPSAAQAGAADAGATALYENLTTWNFGKLPELLEIRRRGETLFGYPALVDRGTHCDVEVFDSPEEAARIHRAGLRRLFALQLKEPIKYLEKNLPGLREMAMQYMSLGTQDELRDQLIVTALDRACLQEPLPADDASFHARRDEGRSRLNLLAQEIARLVGQILAEYAGLAKKLAQAKPFPAAHADMQGQLAALAGKRFVVDTPYAQLAHFPRYLKGVALRIDKLKADPARDARQFAELQPLAQHYQRSVAQRGGVADARLAEFRWLLEELRISLFAQELRTPMPVSVKRLYKVWESMQR; translated from the coding sequence ATGTCGAATGTACCTAAAAGTCCCGCTCAAAAAAGCGCGGGCACGCCGGGCGAGCCGCGCCCCGCCGGCGCGTCGGCGCAACGGCCGCCGCGCCCCCGGCAGACGGCCCCCGAGCCGGATCGCGCGCCGAGCGCCGAGCGCCGCGATTGCGGCCCTCGCGCCACCCGGCCGCCGCGCGCGCGCATCGCGCCGAATCCCGTTCCGCCGATCACGTTTCCCGAGAGCCTGCCCGTGTCGGGCAAGCGCGACGAGATCGCGCGCGCGATCGCCGCTCACCAGGTCGTGATCGTCTGCGGCGAGACGGGCTCGGGCAAGACGACCCAGTTGCCGAAGATCTGCCTCGCGCTCGGTCGCGGCCTCGGCGCGGGCGGCTCGGGCCTGATCGGCCACACGCAGCCGCGCCGGCTCGCGGCGTCGTCGACGGGCCGGCGGATCGCGGAGGAGCTCGGCACGCCGTTCGGCGAGGTGGTCGGCTACAAGGTGCGCTTCACCGACAATCTCGCGCCGGGCGCGTCCGTCAAGCTGATGACGGACGGCATCCTGCTTGCCGAGACGCAGACCGATCCGCTGCTGAAGGCGTACGACACGCTCATCATCGACGAGGCGCACGAGCGCAGCCTGAACATCGATTTCCTGCTCGGCTACCTGAAGCAGATCCTGCCGAAGCGGCCGGAATTGAAGCTGATCGTCACGTCGGCGACGATCGACGCGGACCGCTTCGCGCGCCATTTCGGCAGCGACGAGCGGCCCGCGCCGGTGATCGAGGTGAGCGGGCGGCTGTATCCGGTCGAACTGCGCTACCGGCCGATCGCCGACGACCGGCCGGCCGCCGTGCGCCACGCGGAGGGCGCGGGCTCGGGCCGCGACCGCGCGAAGACCGCGCGCGAGGCGGAGCGCGACCTGATGGACGGCATCGTCGACGCGGTCGACGAGCTGTGCCGCGAAGGCCCGGGCGACGTGCTCGTGTTCCTCGCCGGCGAGCGCGAGATCCGCGACGCGGCCGAGGCGCTGCGCAAGCACCATCCGCCGCACACCGAGATCCTGCCGCTCTTCGCGCGGCTGTCGGCGGCCGAGCAGGAGCGCGTGTTCAAGCCGTCGAACGCGCGCCGGATCGTGCTCGCGACGAACGTCGCCGAGACGTCGCTCACGGTGCCGGGCATCCGCTACGTCGTCGATACGGGCCTCGCGCGCGTGAAGCGCTATTCGTACCGGAACAAGGTCGAGCAGTTGCAGATCGAGTCGGTTTCGCAGGCGGCCGCGAACCAGCGCGCGGGCCGCTGCGGCCGCGTCGCCGACGGCATCTGCATCCGCCTCTACGAAGAGAGCGATTTCGCCGGCCGCGCGCGCTTCACCGATCCGGAAATCCTGCGCTCGTCGCTCGCCTCGGTGATTCTGCGGATGAAATCGCTGCATCTGTCGGCGATCGAATCGTTCCCGTTCATCGAGCCGCCGCCCGGCCGAGCGATCGCGGACGGCTATCAGTTGCTCAACGAGCTCGGCGCGGTCGACGACGACAACGCGCTCACGCCGCTCGGCCGCGAGCTCGCGCGCCTGCCGCTCGATCCGCGGGTCGGGCGGATGATCCTCGCCGCGCGCGACCAGCAGGCTCTGCGGGAAGTGCTCGTGATCGCGAGCGCGCTGTCGGTGCAGGACCCGCGCGACCGCCCGCTCGACGCGCAGGAGCAGGCCGACCAGGCGCACCGGCGCTTCGCCGACGAGCGCTCCGAATTCGTCCAGTGGCTCAGGATCTGGGCGTGGTTCGAGGAGGCCGTCGCGCACAAGAAGTCCAACCGGCAGCTCGTCGACGCATGCCGGCAGAATTTCCTGTCGCACCTGCGGCTGCGCGAGTGGCGCGACGTCCACTCGCAGCTCTTGACCGTCGTGCGCGAGCACGGCTGGCGGCTGAACGAGGCCGAAGCGACGTTCGAGCAGATCCACCTGTCGCTGCTGACGGGCCTGCTCGGCAATATCGGCTTCAAGGCCGACGACGAGCCGCACTATCTCGGCGCGCGCGGGATCAAGTTCCATCTGTGGCCCGGTTCCGCGCTCGTGAAGAAGGCGGGGCGCTGGGTGATGGCGGCCGAACTCGTCGAGACGAGCCGCCTGTACGCGCGCTGCATCGCGAAGATCGAGCCCGAATGGATCGAGCGGATCGGCGCGCACCTGCTGAAGAAATCGCTGTCGGAGCCGCACTGGGAGAAGCGCCCGGCGCAGGTCAGCGCGTACGAGCGCGCGACGCTGTACGGGCTCACCGTCTATCACCGGCGGCGCGTCGCGTTCGGCCGGCAGGACCCGGCGCGCGCGCGCGAGCTCTTCATTCGCGGCGCGCTCGTCGACGGCGAATTCGACACGAAGCTCGCGTTCTTCGCGCACAACCGCAAGCTGCTCGCCGACATCGAGCAGCTCGAGCACAAGTCGCGCCGGCAGGACGTGCTCGTCGACGACGCACTGATCCACGCGTTCTACGATCAGGCGATTGCGCAGGGCGTCCATACGGGCGCCGCGTTCGAGCGCTGGTATCGCGACGAGGTGAGGAAGAGCGGGCAGCCGGAGGACAAGCTGCGCCTGCTGTATCTGTCGCGCGACGACCTGATGCGCCACGAGGCCGCCGGCGTGACGACCGACCTGTTCCCGAAGCGCGCGACGATGGCGGGCGTCGAGATGGCGCTCTCGTATCACTTCGAGCCCGGCGCGCCGCGCGACGGCGTGACGCTCGCGGTGCCGCTGTTCGCGCTGAACCAGGTCGACGCGCGCCGCGCCGAGTGGCTCGTGCCGGGGATGCTGAAGGAGAAGGTGCAACTGCTGCTGAAGTCGCTGCCGCAGAAGCTGCGCCGCCATTGCGTGCCGCTGCCCGAGTACGCGGCGGGCTTCGTCGAGCGCGCCGGCGCCGAGCGCTTCGGCGCGGCCGGCGTAGGCGTGGGCGGCCTCGTCGAGGCGCTGATCGCCGACATCCGCGCAGAGACGCAGGTCGCGACGAAGACGTCCGACTTCAAGCTCGAGACGCTGCCCGCGCACCTGTTCATGAACTTCAAGGTGATCGACGAGCACGGCCGGCAGCTCGCGATGGGCCGCAATCTCGCGCAGTTGCGCGCGGAGCTGGGCGCGCAGGCGCAGCAGCACTTCCAGAAGATCGCCGCCGCGGCCACGCTCGCGCCGGCGGGCGACGGCGCGGGCACGGCCGCCGCCGCGATTGCGGCGGGCGGCGCGCGGCCCGCCGCCCGCGCCGGTGCAGGTGCAGGTGCAGGTGCAGGTGCAGGTGCAGGTGCAGGTGCGCGCGCCGGCGCGTCGTCGCAGGCCGCGGCGCCGTCGGCGGCGCAAGCGGGCGCGGCCGACGCCGGCGCGACGGCGCTCTACGAGAACCTCACGACGTGGAACTTCGGCAAGCTGCCGGAGCTGCTCGAGATCCGCCGGCGCGGCGAGACGCTGTTCGGCTATCCGGCGCTCGTCGATCGCGGCACGCATTGCGACGTCGAGGTGTTCGATTCGCCCGAGGAGGCGGCGCGGATTCACCGCGCGGGCCTCAGACGCCTGTTCGCGCTGCAGCTCAAGGAGCCGATCAAGTATCTGGAGAAGAACCTGCCGGGGCTGCGCGAGATGGCGATGCAGTACATGTCGCTCGGCACGCAGGACGAGCTGCGCGACCAGCTGATCGTGACGGCGCTCGATCGCGCGTGCCTGCAGGAGCCGCTGCCCGCCGACGACGCGAGCTTCCACGCGCGCCGCGACGAGGGCCGGAGCCGCCTGAACCTGCTCGCGCAGGAGATCGCGCGGCTCGTCGGGCAGATCCTCGCCGAATACGCGGGGCTCGCGAAGAAGCTCGCGCAGGCGAAGCCGTTCCCGGCCGCGCACGCGGACATGCAGGGCCAGCTCGCGGCGCTCGCCGGCAAGCGCTTCGTCGTCGACACGCCTTACGCACAGCTTGCGCACTTCCCGCGCTACCTGAAGGGAGTCGCGCTGCGGATCGACAAGCTGAAGGCCGATCCCGCCCGCGACGCGCGCCAGTTCGCCGAGCTGCAGCCGCTCGCGCAGCACTATCAGCGCTCGGTCGCGCAGCGCGGCGGCGTGGCGGACGCGCGGCTCGCCGAGTTCCGGTGGCTCCTCGAGGAGCTGCGGATCTCGCTTTTCGCACAGGAGTTGCGCACGCCGATGCCGGTATCGGTCAAGCGGCTCTACAAAGTGTGGGAGTCGATGCAGCGCTGA
- a CDS encoding sterol desaturase family protein, producing MLHMIVAALDGFVSDLQTWLYVDVVQPVMFKVGLMDYDEDTYDALYWVIVGALQVVAMYVLLRPLEALRPVEQWANRKEARVDVIYTLIAKLGIFNLFFFFALQPLFDNFQARLRLHGVSNFNLDYLWPGVTSKPVVAFAIYLIVLDFAGYWYHRWQHRIGVWWELHAVHHSQRQMSLWCDDRNHLLDDVIQACFFAAIALVIGVSPSQFVVLTALTNFVQSVQHTNARLPFGWLGERLFVSPTFHRRHHAVGYGHEGTKYGCNFGVLFPWWDMLFRTASWNRTPEPTGIREQYEGVSYGDGFWAQHWLAFVRIARRLAPKKARGAASA from the coding sequence ATGCTGCATATGATCGTCGCCGCGCTCGACGGCTTCGTGTCCGATCTGCAGACCTGGCTGTACGTCGATGTCGTGCAGCCGGTGATGTTCAAGGTCGGCCTGATGGATTACGACGAGGACACGTACGACGCGCTCTACTGGGTGATCGTCGGCGCGCTGCAAGTCGTCGCGATGTACGTGCTGCTGCGCCCGCTCGAGGCGCTGCGCCCGGTCGAGCAATGGGCGAACCGCAAGGAGGCGCGGGTCGACGTGATCTACACGCTGATCGCGAAGCTCGGGATCTTCAACCTGTTCTTCTTTTTCGCGTTGCAGCCGCTTTTCGACAACTTCCAGGCGCGGCTGCGCCTCCACGGCGTCTCGAACTTCAATCTCGACTACCTGTGGCCGGGCGTCACGTCGAAGCCGGTCGTCGCGTTCGCGATCTACCTGATCGTGCTCGATTTCGCCGGCTACTGGTATCACCGCTGGCAGCACCGGATCGGCGTGTGGTGGGAGCTGCACGCGGTGCATCACAGCCAGCGCCAGATGTCGCTCTGGTGCGACGACCGCAATCACCTGCTCGACGACGTGATCCAGGCGTGCTTTTTCGCGGCGATCGCGCTCGTGATCGGCGTGTCGCCGTCGCAATTCGTCGTGCTGACCGCGCTCACGAACTTCGTGCAGAGTGTCCAGCATACGAACGCTCGGCTGCCGTTCGGCTGGCTCGGCGAACGCCTGTTCGTCAGCCCGACGTTCCACCGCCGCCATCATGCGGTCGGCTATGGCCACGAGGGCACGAAATACGGCTGCAACTTCGGCGTGCTGTTCCCGTGGTGGGACATGCTGTTTCGCACCGCGTCGTGGAACCGCACGCCGGAGCCGACGGGAATCCGCGAGCAGTACGAAGGGGTGTCGTATGGCGACGGCTTC